The Streptomyces hundungensis genome contains the following window.
GGTGCTCGATGGACAGTTCCCACCGTACGAAGGCCGCGAGGAACACCGCGCCGACGCCCGCGGAGACCAGCACATGGGTGGAGAGCCAGCCGTGGCCCGGCCCGGAGATGATCGCGTAGACCACGCCGGTCATGCCGATCGTGGAGAGCAGCGCCCCGAGCAGGTCGGGCCGCTCCCCCTGCGGGTTCTTCGACTCCGGTACGAGCGTGATCACGGCGACCAGTCCGAGCACCGCCACCGGGATGTTGACCAGGAAGATCGCGCCCCACCAGAAGTGGTCGAGCATGACCCCGCCGATGAGCGGCCCGGCCGCGAAGCCCAGGGAGTTGACGGTGGCCCAGATGCCGATGGCCTTGATCCGGGACGCGTCGTCGAAGATCTGCACGACGACGGCGAGCGTCGTGGTCATGAGCAGCGCCCCGCCGATGCCCATCCCCGCGCGGGCCGCGATGAGCTGCCCCGAGTTCTGCGCGAGGCCGGCCGCCAGCGAGCCGATGCCGAAGAGGGCGAGCCCCGCCGCGAGCATCTTCTTGCGCCCGTATCGGTCGGAGGCGCTGCCCGCGGTCAGCAGCAGCCCGGACTGGACGAGCGAATAGGCGTTGATCATCCACTGGATGTCGGCGGTGGACGCGCCCAGCGAGGTGGTGAGGGAGGGGATGGCGACATTGAGGACGGTGTTGTCGAGCAGCACCGTCAGCTGGGCCACGCACACGACGCCGAGGATCAACCAGCGCTGCGGATGCCCGGTGGGGGTGGTGGTGGAGTTCTCGGCGGTCGTGGCCGTCATGGCGGCTCCTCGCTCCTTATACGGTGTAAGGGCTGTCTTGTACACCGTAAAGGAGTTCTTCTACGCCGTAAAGTGAATTCGCGTGACCACCTCCCCCGGTGCGGGCCTCAGCCCGCCGCCACCGGTGACGTCAGGTCGTAGAACGTGGCGGTGCCGACCGTCACCTTCTTGAAGGACGACTCGACCCAGCTGCTGATGGAGCTGCCCCCGGACTGACCGCCCCGACCGCCACCGCCGCCGCCCATCATTCCGCCGCCGCTGGAGACGAAGTAGTGGATCTTCCCGTCCGCGACGTACCGCTTGAACTGCGCCAACGTCGGTGAGGGGTCGCTGCCGTTGAAGCCGCCGATCGCCATCACGGGCTCCGCGGTGGCGAGTTGGTAGCTCGCGGCGTTCTGCGAACCGATGGCGGCCGCGGCCCAGGTGTACTGATCCGCGTTCTTCCGCAGGAGCGCCTCGGCATCGGCGCCCACCTCGGCGCCGTCCAGCAGACCGCCCATCCCTCCGCGAGCGGTGCGGCCGCCCTGACCGTCCTGGCCGGGTGAGGCGGGTGCGTTGGGCGTGGTGGGTGTGGTGGGTGGCAGGCCCGGAGTGCCGTTCTGTCCCGCGCCCGGCGCCCCGCCGAACCGCGTCCGTCCACCGCCGCCACCAGGCCCGCCCCCACCCGGTCCGCCGCCCGCAGGGCCTCCGCTCGCCCCGGCCGGGCCCGCCGTCACGATCGAGCCGGTGTGCCCGGTCTCCAGGGTGCTCACCGTGTACGCGGCGGGACCGGCCAGCGCGACCGCGAAGCCGAGCCCCGCTACACCGACGGCGAGCCGACGGTTCAGCCGACCCGTCAGCGCGAGGCCGACCGCCGCCGCGAGCCCGCCGATCAACACCGCCCAGCGCAGCCACGGCAGATAATCCGGGGTGCGCCCAAGCAGCACGTACGACCAGAGGGCCGTGCCCGCCACCGTCACTCCGAGCGTGAGGGCCGCCCCGATGCGCGCCCGTTCCTCCCACAGCACCGTGACGCCCATGCCGACGAGCGCCGCGATGAAGGGCGCCAGGGCCACCGTGTAGTACTGGTGGAAGATCCCGGCCATGAAACTGAAGACCCCGGCGGTCGTCAGGAGCGCCCCGCCCCAGGCGAGGAACGCGGCCCGCGCGGTGTCGGTGCGCCCGGCCTTCCAGGTGATGACCAGACCCGCGACCAGCAACAGCAGGGCGGCGGGCAGCAGCCAGGAGATCTGGCCGCCGATCTCGGAGTTGAACATCCGGCCGATGCCGGTCTCGCCCCAGCCACCGCCACCACGGCCGCCCGCCCGCATTCCGGCCGGGAGTTCCATGCCCGCGGGCAGCTCCATGCCGCCGGGCCGGGCACCGCCGCCGACACTGCCCGTCTCGTCGCCGCTGAGCCGCCCGAGCCCGTTGTAGCCGAAGGTGAGCTCGATGAACGAGTTGTGCTGGGAGCCTCCGATGTACGGCCGGGACGACTTCGGCCACAGCTCCACGACCGCCACCCACCATCCGCCCGATACCACCAACACGCCTGTCGCCAGGGCGAGTTGACCGAGCCTGCGCCGCACCGAGGTGGGCGCGCACACGGCGTACAGCAGCGCGAGCGGCGGCAGGATCAGGAAGGCCTGGAGCGTCTTCGTCAGGAACGCGAAGCCGATCGCGACCCCGGCCCACACCAGCCACTTCGTACGGGCCCCCTCCAGGGCACGCAGCACGCAGTACACGGTGACCGTCATCAGGAACGCGAGCAGGGCGTCCGGATTGTTGAAGCGGAACATGAGCGCGGCGACGGGCGTCAGGGCCAGCACCGCGCCGGAGATCAGCCCCGCCGCCGCGCTGAACCGGCGCCGCACCGCCGCGTACAGGACGGCGACCGTGCCCACGCCCATCAGCACCTCGGGCAGCAGGATCTGCCAGGAGCCGAGGCCGAAGAGGCGTACGGACAGGGCCATCGGCCACAGCGCCGCCGGGGGCTTGTCCACGGTGATCGCGTTGGCGGCGTCCAGCGAACCGAAGAAGAACGCCTTCCAGCTCTCGCTGCCCGCCTGGACGGCCGCCGAATAGAAGGAGTTGGCGTACCCGGAGGCGCCGAGGTTCATCAGGTACGCGACGCAGGTGGCGGCGAGCAGCGCGAGGAGCGCGGGCCGCGCCCAGGCCGGGTCGTCGGGCCGGCCGCGCCACAACCGGGCCGGGGCACCCCGACGACGCCGGGCCGCCGCGACCCCCTCGCGCGGATCGGCCTGCGGGGAGGAGGTCGTGGTCATCGTGCGTCGCCCTTCGGGTGGGGGTGGGAGGAAGCCGTCTCCGGCGTGACGGCGGCGGGGGAGGTCGCCCCGCCCGGGGCGTTCGCGCGGTCGGGGAAGACCCAGGCGCGGAACAGCAGGAAGCGCAGGACCGTCGCCGCGAGGTTCGCCGCGACCAGGACGGCCACCTCGGTGGAGTGCGCGGCGTGCGCGTGCGCGGCGTCGAGGGCGGCGAGCGAGCCGCTGGTCAGGGCGAGCCCGATGGCGAACACCGCCAGGCCCTGCGCCTGGTGGCGTACCGCACGGTCCCGGCCGCGTACCCCGAAGGTCAGCCGCCGGTTGGCCGAGGTGTTGGCGACCGCCGACACCAACAGGGCCGTGGCGTTGGCGAGTTGGGGGTTCATGGCGGTGCGCGCGAGCGCGTACAGGGCGAGGTAGAAGAGCGTGGAGAGCGCGCCCACCACGCAGAACCCGACGAGCTGGCGGGCCAGGCCCCCCGGCACCCCGGGGAGCTGCCGGTCCCTGGGGTCGTCGCCGAACGGCCGCGAGAGCCGGTCCAGCGGCAGCGCCCCCACCGCCAGCGCCCGCCCGACGCGCCACACCCCCTTGAGGTCGTCCATCGCCGTGCTGACGATGTGCACGGTGCTGGCCGGATCGTCGACCCAGTCCACCGGCACCTCATGGATCCTCAGTCCGGCCCGCTCGGCGAGCACCAGCATCTCGGTGTCGAAGAACCACCCGCTGTCCTCGACCATCGGCAGCAGCCGCTGCGCCACATCGCGCCGGATCGCCTTGAACCCGCACTGGGCGTCGGAGAACCGGGCCGCCAGGGAGCCGCGCAGGATCAGGTTGTACGTACGCGAGATGAACTCCCGCTTGGCGCCGCGCACCACCCGCGAGGACCGCGCCAGACGCGAACCGATCGCGAGGTCCGAGTGGCCGGAGATGAGCGGAGCGACCAGCGGCAACAGGGCGTTGAGGTCGGTGGACAGATCCACGTCCATGTACGCGAGCACGGGCGCGTCGGACGCCGACCACACGGTGCGCAGGGCCCGCCCGCGCCCCTTCTCCTCCAGCCGGAAGGCCCGCACCTCGGACAGATCACCGGCAAGTGCGGCCGCTATCAAGGGAGTTGAGTCGGTGCTGGCGTTGTCGGCGATGGTGATGCGGAAGCCGTACGGAAAGGTCCGCGCGAGGTGCTCGTGCAACCGCCGCACACAGGGCTCCAGGTCCCGCTCCTCGTTGTGGACGGGAACGGTCACATCGAGCACGGGCACGCCGGCCGCCTGCACGGGCAGATGCTGCCGGGCGGGGAGGGCGGTCGGTTGCGGGGGCGACTTCGTCGGGTGCGGCGGCGTGTGCGGCGCCGGGTGTGGTGTCGGATGCGCCGGGTCGGTGGCGTGCGGTGTCGGATGCCTCGGGTCCGCCGGGTGCGGTGTCGGATGCGCCGGGTCGGCCGCGTGTGGCGCGGTCGGGGCGCCCGTAGCGCCGGGGGCGCTCGCAGAGGGGTCGGTTCGCATACGTGCGACCCTCGCGAGCCCCGCTGTCACACCTGTGTGGTCGACCTGTGCTCAGCCTGTGAGGTGGGGGCCGGGGCGGCGGAGCCGGGCGCGCCGGGGAGGTGGACCGTGAACACCGTCCGCCCGGGCCGGCTGTGTACGTCCACCCGGCCGCCGTGCGCGGCGACGACGGCCTGCACGATGGCGAGCCCGAGGCCGGTGGACCCGGCGGTGGACCCGGCGGTGCGCGAACGGGAGGCGTCCCCGCGCGCGAACCGCTCGAAGACGCGCGGCAGCAGGGCGGACGGGATCCCGGGCCCGGTGTCCTCGACCGCGACGACGGCGTCCGGCCCGCGCACCTCGACCCGGGCGGTGACGGTCGTCCCCGGCGGGGTGTGCGTACGGGCGTTGGCGAGCAGATTGACCAGCACCTGCTGGAGCCGCTCCGCGTCCCCGTACACGGCGACGGGCTCCTCGGGCAGTTGCAGCCGCCAGGTGTGCCCCTGCCCGGCGGCATGGGCGTCCCCGACCGCGTCCACCACCAGGGCGGAGAGATCAGTGCTCTCGTACGAGAGCGGGCGTCCGGCGTCGAGCCGGGCGAGCAGCAGCAGGTCCTCGACCAGGCCCGTCATGCGGGCCGCCTCCGACTCGATGCGGCCGAGCGAGTGCCGGGTGTCGGGCCCGACGTCCTCGCGTCCGCGCCGGGTCAGCTCGGCGTACCCGCGGATGGAGGCGAGCGGGGTCCTGAGTTCATGGCTGGCGTCGGCGACGAACTGCCGCACCCGCGTCTCGCTCTCCTGGCGCGCGCTGAGCGCCTCGTGGACGTGGTCCAGCATCCGGTTGAGCGCGGCGCCCACCTGGCCGACCTCGGTCCTGGCGTCCGCCTCGGCCGCCGGAACCCGCTCGTGCAGCGCCACCTCGCCGCTGTGCAGGGGGAGTTCGGATACCCGGGTGGCCGTCGACGCGACCCTGCGCAGCGGCCGCAGGGCCACCCCGACGATGGCCGCGCCCGCGATCCCCGCGGCGACGAGCCCGGCGGCGGTCACGCAAATGACCACCACCACAAGGGTGTTGACGGTCGAGTCGACGGCGGCGTTGGGGAAGCCGAGCACGAAGTCGTTCTCGCGGTCCCACACGGCCCGGTAGTCGCCGAGGCCGGCGATCGTCACGGAGTGCACCCGGCCGTCCTTGGGCACGGCGGCGAGCGCCCGGGTCTGCGCGGCGGTCAGCGCGGCGCTGCGAGCCTCGCCCTGCCGCTCGGGCCGGACCGCCTGCGCACCGGCGACCCGTCCGTCGGCGCCCGCGCCGGCCGCCACCGCGTGCAGCGGCTGCCCGGGCCGGGACACGACGAAGTCGATCCGCCCGGCACCCTTGTTCGTACCAGTACCAGTACCAGTACCAGTGCCCGTACCGCTGCCGGGGTCGCCGGCGAGCGGGCCGGAGCCCGGCGACTCGTGGCCGACCATCCGGCCGGGCACGAGGGCGCCACGCAACTGGGCGTCGAGCTGGCTCTGGAGGTTGGCGCCCATCGCGAGCACCGTCACGGTCCCGATGACGGCTCCCACCACGGCGAGCAGCGCCACCGCCGACACGACGAGCCGGGTACGCAGCGACCAGGGCCCCCGGAGGGTGCGTGCCGTCCGCGCCGCTCGGGGCGTCCGCGCTGCCCGTGCCGTCCGTGCTGCTCGTGCCGTCCGTGCTGCTCGGGGCGTCCCCACGCGGTCCTACTCCCCGGGCTTGATCAGATATCCCGCGCCGCGCCGGGTGTGGATCATCGGGGAGCGCCCGGCGTCGATCTTCCGCCGCAGATAGGAGATGTACAGCTCGACCACGTTGGCCTGGCCGCCGAAGTCGTACGACCACACCCGGTCCAGGATCTGCGCCTTGCTGAGCACCCGGCGCGGGTTGCGCATCAGGAAGCGGAGCAGCTCGAACTCGGTCGCGGTGAGGTGGATGTTGACCCCGCCCCGGGTCACGTCGTGGCTGTCCTCGTCGAGGGTGAGGTCGCCGACGGTCAGCACCGACTCGCTGCGCAGGGCCGCCGCGCCCGAGCGGCGGATGAGACCGCGCAGCCGGGCCACGACCTCCTCCAGGCTGAACGGCTTGGTGACGTAGTCGTCGCCGCCCGCGGTGAGCCCGGCGATCCGGTCCTCGACGGAGTCCTTGGCGGTGAGGAAGAGCACCGGCACGTCGGGGAGTTCGCGGCGCAGCCGGCCGAGGACGGCGAGGCCGTCCATGTCGGGCAGCATGATGTCCAGGACCACGGCGTCGGGCCGGAACGCCCGGGCGTCGCGCACCGCCCCGGCACCGTCACCGGCGCTGCGCACGTCCCAGCCTTCGTAGCGCAGGGCCATGGAGAGCAGCTCGCTGAGCGGCGCCTCGTCGTCCACGACGAGCACCCGGACGGGACTGCCGTCCGGCCTGAGCATTTCGGTCCGCCCCTGGGGCGAGGAGGTAACGGTCATGCGCCCACCCTGTGAGGGGGCCGTGAGAACAGCCTTGGCCGATCCTGTGATTTCCCTGAGAAAGTACGGGCGCGGGGCCGCTCGGCGCGGCTCGGCGGGGGGGGCTCGGGTGCGGGGCGGTCTACTCGCCCGAAGGTCGCCCGGGGGCCGGCCCGAAGAGACGAGCCGCGTTGTCGTGACAGACGGCCCGCAGCCACGCGTCCCCGAGCCCGAGCCGCTCCAGCGCCTCCAGTTGGTGGATGTAGGGGTAGGGGATGTTGGGAAAGTCCGAGCCGAACAGCACACGGTCCCCGAGATCCGCCAGCCGGCCGAGCTCGCCGGAGGGGAACGGCGCGAGGCGCTCGCTGAAGTCGGTGAAGGCCATGGTCGTGTCGAGCATGACGGAGCCGTACGCCTCGGCGAGGTCGAGGAAGTCGGCGTACTCCGGCATTCCCATGTGCGCGACGATCAGCCGCAGCCGGGGGTGGCGCGCGAGCACGCGCCCGATCGGCCCGGGCCCGGTGTACTTCCCCGGCGCGGGCCCGGAGCCGCAGTGCATCACCACGGGCACGTCCGCCTCGGCGAGCAGCCCCCAGACGGGGTCGAGGAGCGGATCACCGGGGTCGTAACTCCCCACCTGTACATGGGACTTGAACACCCGGGTGCCCGCTTCGAGGGCGTCTTGGACATATGCGGCGACCCCGGGCTCGGGAAAGAAGGTGGAGGTGTGCAGACACCCGTCCGTCCGCGCCGCGAAGCCGGCGCTCCACCCGTTGAGCCACGCGGCCATCCCGGGCTTGTGCGGGTAGATCATCGAGGTGAAGGCGAGCACCCCGAACTCCTCCCGCAGCAACCGCACCCGCTCGGCCTCCTCCGCCCGATAGGTGATGGGCCACTCGACCCCGCCCACCAACTCCCCGGCGGAGTCGAAATACCGCCACACCTTGTCGAGCACCCGCTGCGGCATGAAGTGCGTATGCACATCAATCCCCCCGGGAACCCCGATCCGCCCCCAAAACCCCCGAACATGCGCCCCGTCCCGAGGCCCAGCACTGGCGGCGCTTTCGATACCGGCCGTTCCGGGGCGGGCGCCTGAATCCGCGACGCAGCCGTTCCTCGGTGCCGCGCCGCCCCTCCGCCCGGCACAGCGGTCCGATGGCGCACTGCCCAGCACCTCGCCTGCCGCCCCTGTGCCGCCATCCAACGGCACGCCGCCGGTCAACGCCGCGCCTCCGGTCAACGCCGCGCCTCCGGCCGACCCGGTAGACCCCGTAGACCCGGCCGCCCCGGTACACCCAGTAGACCCGGCCGCGCCGGCAGCCCCGCGGTCATCGGCCGCTCCCGCCACCCCACTTGCCCCTTGATCGCTCATGCCCCCACCCTCGGCCGCCCCCGCGAACCCTGTCCAGCGACCGCAGACGACCGCTGGTGCACGGCGCATCCCACCCCCGCCGAACCAGCAACCGACCAACAGGCAAGCCGACGCACCTACCAACCGGTCAGCCGACGTACCGGCCAATCGGCCAGCCGACGTACCCGCCAACCGGCCGGCCAGGTGCGGCGGGGTTCCGCTCAGAACAACAAATCCTGCACCCCGCGCTCGCCCTCCTTGGGGACCTCCCGCACCGGCACGGTGACGCCCTCCGACTCCCCGGGGCGGACGGCCGCGAGATCCCAGCCGCTCATGAGCCGCGCGTCGAGCACCACGACGCCGCGCCCACCCCCGACCTCCAGGTGAAGATCGGGCCCGGCGGCGGCGATGAGCCGGCCGCTCACCACCCCGTGGTCCACGAGCTCGGTGACCACCGCCGAGGCAGCGGGAAGCCCGTCGAGCCCGAACTCCCGTGCGTGGTCGACGACTTGGCACTCCAGCCGCTGCAAGGACTCGGGCCAATCGGCCAGCGCGACGGCCCGCGCGTGGAGCGCGGCCACCTCGGCCGCCCGCTCGGCCACCCCGGGAAGCCGGGCCCGTACCGCCCGCTTCGCCGCGTACGGAATCCGGTCCGGCACCGCGAGGGCCGCCCGGAGCAGTTCCTCGCAGCGCCGAGCCGCCATCAGGGGCCCGCGCCCGAGCCAGCCGAACGCCACCGCGCCCTGTTCGAGCAGCCGGGCCGAGCCCCGCTCCTCCGCGGTGATCCCGACCTTGACCATCCCGCTCCCGAACCAGGCGAGGTAGACCCGATAGGTACGCGGATCATCGACATAGGTATCGGCGGCGACGGAGTGCGCCCGATCGAGCCGAGCACATTCGGCGCACCGCGCCTGCGTCCCCCGCCCCGGCACCGGCGCCGCCACCGGACAGGGATTCCCCCGCGCCCCCACACAGCTCCGCACCCCGACGGCCCGGAACGCCACATCCCGCCCATAGCCGAGCGGACTGACCCGCCCCCCTTCCCACCGCAGCCCGGGCCCCTCAACCCCCCACCGAACCCCGACACACCGCCACAACCCATCCACCCCCCGAAGCTACCGCCCCCTACTGACAACCCGGCCGTTCGCGCGAAGCGGGGGCGGACAGGAATGGGCGCCGGACGGCAACCTCGGAAGCCCCAGTTCCCCCAATCACCGCCCACGCGGAAGTGACATTGGTCACACTTGCTGTCTCGTAAAAGCAAGGGGGACTCATGAGCAGCCCATACATCAATGCCCCTGTGCGGGCCCGCATGTACGCGACCAAGCAGCACAAGGTGATCTGGATCGTCGCGACCGTCCACGCCGCAACCCTGGACACGGACTGGAAGGCGGACCAGTAATCCGCACGCGCCCCCCTGTCGCCCCACGGCCCGACTCTCGCGGGGCCGCGTCACCAAACCTTGTCGTCGCGCTCCAGGATCAGGTTGATGGACCCCTCTTCAAGGTTGATACCCGCATCAAGGTGCTGGTGGTAGCCGTCCCGAAGTTCGGGATCCGCGAGTGCCATGAGCCGCTCGGCAAGTTCCCTCAACCCGGCAGCGTTGGCCGCGATGGTGACTTCGTCCGCCGAACCGTAGAGCCTGATCCGGGGTTCGTCCATGGCGCCGCGTTATCGCCCGGGGCAGAAGCCATCACTTAGATGCGGCTCACTCCTCGCGCGCAGCAGTGCAACTGCGCTTCTATCGCGTTCAGTTGACGCCAAACGACTCGTACGTACGTCTCCTCTTGGCTTGGTCTGAGACTCTGGAAGCCGATCGAGAGGGGCCGCAGCGATGCAGTGGAAGATCCACGGGGAACGTCCGATCTACGAGAACAGCTGGGTGAACCTGTGGCTCACCGACGTCGAGACGCCGGATGGGAACCGCTGGGAGCACCACGTCATCAAGCTCCGGCACTTGGCGGTGGCCGCCGTGGTCAACGAGCGGCGCGAGGTCCTGATGATGTGGCGGCACCGCTTCATCACAGATGCCTGGGCATGGGAGCTGCCCATGGGTCTGGTCGAGGAGGGCGAGACGCCCGTCGAAGCGGCCGCTCGTGAGGTGCTGGAGGAGACCGGTTGGCGGCCCGGTCCCATCAAGCCGTTGATCTACGCTGAGCCGGCCAACGGCATCACCGACTCTCAGCATCACGTCTTCCGGGCCAATGGGGCGACGTACAAGGGTCCGCCGACCGAGAAGAACGAGTCGGACCGAGTCGAGTGGATCCCGCTGGCCGATGTGCGGGGCATGATCGACCGGCGCGAGATCGTCAGCAGTGGCTCCCTGGTCGGACTGCTCTACGTCCTCATAGACGAGGCAATCCGCTGATCTGGCGGGGCAGCGCTTCCCGGAGCCGGGACTCGAACGCCACCGCGGCCGGCTCGCGGCGGAAGGGCTCCAGCTGTTCGTAGAACTCCCGGAGGTGGCCGGCGACTCGTTGA
Protein-coding sequences here:
- a CDS encoding MFS transporter, translated to MTATTAENSTTTPTGHPQRWLILGVVCVAQLTVLLDNTVLNVAIPSLTTSLGASTADIQWMINAYSLVQSGLLLTAGSASDRYGRKKMLAAGLALFGIGSLAAGLAQNSGQLIAARAGMGIGGALLMTTTLAVVVQIFDDASRIKAIGIWATVNSLGFAAGPLIGGVMLDHFWWGAIFLVNIPVAVLGLVAVITLVPESKNPQGERPDLLGALLSTIGMTGVVYAIISGPGHGWLSTHVLVSAGVGAVFLAAFVRWELSIEHPMLDMHFFRNQRFIGAVAGSILVAFGMGGSLFLLTQHLQFVLGYGPLEAGLRTAPLALSVVALNMTGVGAKLVTKVGTPRAIAIGMTANAAGLASIALLGAHSYGGTLLGLVVMGAGIALSMPAMANAIMSAIPPEKAGVGAGVNGTLGEFGNGLGVAVLGAVLNSRFAALAPVAAASLPAALGAARDDAERGRIADAFASGLETSQLVGAVAVLAGGLLAAVLLHRAERSAPAPAGAAPAA
- a CDS encoding glycosyltransferase family 39 protein; amino-acid sequence: MTTTSSPQADPREGVAAARRRRGAPARLWRGRPDDPAWARPALLALLAATCVAYLMNLGASGYANSFYSAAVQAGSESWKAFFFGSLDAANAITVDKPPAALWPMALSVRLFGLGSWQILLPEVLMGVGTVAVLYAAVRRRFSAAAGLISGAVLALTPVAALMFRFNNPDALLAFLMTVTVYCVLRALEGARTKWLVWAGVAIGFAFLTKTLQAFLILPPLALLYAVCAPTSVRRRLGQLALATGVLVVSGGWWVAVVELWPKSSRPYIGGSQHNSFIELTFGYNGLGRLSGDETGSVGGGARPGGMELPAGMELPAGMRAGGRGGGGWGETGIGRMFNSEIGGQISWLLPAALLLLVAGLVITWKAGRTDTARAAFLAWGGALLTTAGVFSFMAGIFHQYYTVALAPFIAALVGMGVTVLWEERARIGAALTLGVTVAGTALWSYVLLGRTPDYLPWLRWAVLIGGLAAAVGLALTGRLNRRLAVGVAGLGFAVALAGPAAYTVSTLETGHTGSIVTAGPAGASGGPAGGGPGGGGPGGGGGRTRFGGAPGAGQNGTPGLPPTTPTTPNAPASPGQDGQGGRTARGGMGGLLDGAEVGADAEALLRKNADQYTWAAAAIGSQNAASYQLATAEPVMAIGGFNGSDPSPTLAQFKRYVADGKIHYFVSSGGGMMGGGGGGRGGQSGGSSISSWVESSFKKVTVGTATFYDLTSPVAAG
- a CDS encoding bifunctional glycosyltransferase family 2/GtrA family protein; the protein is MPVQAAGVPVLDVTVPVHNEERDLEPCVRRLHEHLARTFPYGFRITIADNASTDSTPLIAAALAGDLSEVRAFRLEEKGRGRALRTVWSASDAPVLAYMDVDLSTDLNALLPLVAPLISGHSDLAIGSRLARSSRVVRGAKREFISRTYNLILRGSLAARFSDAQCGFKAIRRDVAQRLLPMVEDSGWFFDTEMLVLAERAGLRIHEVPVDWVDDPASTVHIVSTAMDDLKGVWRVGRALAVGALPLDRLSRPFGDDPRDRQLPGVPGGLARQLVGFCVVGALSTLFYLALYALARTAMNPQLANATALLVSAVANTSANRRLTFGVRGRDRAVRHQAQGLAVFAIGLALTSGSLAALDAAHAHAAHSTEVAVLVAANLAATVLRFLLFRAWVFPDRANAPGGATSPAAVTPETASSHPHPKGDAR
- a CDS encoding sensor histidine kinase, whose translation is MSAVALLAVVGAVIGTVTVLAMGANLQSQLDAQLRGALVPGRMVGHESPGSGPLAGDPGSGTGTGTGTGTGTNKGAGRIDFVVSRPGQPLHAVAAGAGADGRVAGAQAVRPERQGEARSAALTAAQTRALAAVPKDGRVHSVTIAGLGDYRAVWDRENDFVLGFPNAAVDSTVNTLVVVVICVTAAGLVAAGIAGAAIVGVALRPLRRVASTATRVSELPLHSGEVALHERVPAAEADARTEVGQVGAALNRMLDHVHEALSARQESETRVRQFVADASHELRTPLASIRGYAELTRRGREDVGPDTRHSLGRIESEAARMTGLVEDLLLLARLDAGRPLSYESTDLSALVVDAVGDAHAAGQGHTWRLQLPEEPVAVYGDAERLQQVLVNLLANARTHTPPGTTVTARVEVRGPDAVVAVEDTGPGIPSALLPRVFERFARGDASRSRTAGSTAGSTGLGLAIVQAVVAAHGGRVDVHSRPGRTVFTVHLPGAPGSAAPAPTSQAEHRSTTQV
- a CDS encoding response regulator transcription factor, translating into MTVTSSPQGRTEMLRPDGSPVRVLVVDDEAPLSELLSMALRYEGWDVRSAGDGAGAVRDARAFRPDAVVLDIMLPDMDGLAVLGRLRRELPDVPVLFLTAKDSVEDRIAGLTAGGDDYVTKPFSLEEVVARLRGLIRRSGAAALRSESVLTVGDLTLDEDSHDVTRGGVNIHLTATEFELLRFLMRNPRRVLSKAQILDRVWSYDFGGQANVVELYISYLRRKIDAGRSPMIHTRRGAGYLIKPGE
- a CDS encoding amidohydrolase family protein, whose translation is MESAASAGPRDGAHVRGFWGRIGVPGGIDVHTHFMPQRVLDKVWRYFDSAGELVGGVEWPITYRAEEAERVRLLREEFGVLAFTSMIYPHKPGMAAWLNGWSAGFAARTDGCLHTSTFFPEPGVAAYVQDALEAGTRVFKSHVQVGSYDPGDPLLDPVWGLLAEADVPVVMHCGSGPAPGKYTGPGPIGRVLARHPRLRLIVAHMGMPEYADFLDLAEAYGSVMLDTTMAFTDFSERLAPFPSGELGRLADLGDRVLFGSDFPNIPYPYIHQLEALERLGLGDAWLRAVCHDNAARLFGPAPGRPSGE
- a CDS encoding DUF2797 domain-containing protein — translated: MDGLWRCVGVRWGVEGPGLRWEGGRVSPLGYGRDVAFRAVGVRSCVGARGNPCPVAAPVPGRGTQARCAECARLDRAHSVAADTYVDDPRTYRVYLAWFGSGMVKVGITAEERGSARLLEQGAVAFGWLGRGPLMAARRCEELLRAALAVPDRIPYAAKRAVRARLPGVAERAAEVAALHARAVALADWPESLQRLECQVVDHAREFGLDGLPAASAVVTELVDHGVVSGRLIAAAGPDLHLEVGGGRGVVVLDARLMSGWDLAAVRPGESEGVTVPVREVPKEGERGVQDLLF
- a CDS encoding Imm32 family immunity protein — encoded protein: MDEPRIRLYGSADEVTIAANAAGLRELAERLMALADPELRDGYHQHLDAGINLEEGSINLILERDDKVW
- a CDS encoding NUDIX hydrolase — its product is MQWKIHGERPIYENSWVNLWLTDVETPDGNRWEHHVIKLRHLAVAAVVNERREVLMMWRHRFITDAWAWELPMGLVEEGETPVEAAAREVLEETGWRPGPIKPLIYAEPANGITDSQHHVFRANGATYKGPPTEKNESDRVEWIPLADVRGMIDRREIVSSGSLVGLLYVLIDEAIR